One genomic segment of Ipomoea triloba cultivar NCNSP0323 chromosome 9, ASM357664v1 includes these proteins:
- the LOC116030900 gene encoding vacuolar protein 8-like, giving the protein MVDNLSAEEWLWRSQELVPVALEKARKVKGFPSRWKVIISKLEQIPSRLSDLSTHPFFSKNALCKEQLQAVWNTLNEAIEFAEMCAKEKYEGKLRMQSDLDVLSVKLDLNLRDCGLLIKTRVLGEVTMASVPEPDRSNLRELLARLQIGHLEAKHRALDGLLEAMKDDENTILEVLTRSNVSALVQLLTASSPQMREKAVTVICSLSESGCCEKWLVSEKVIPSLIRLLDSGSALGKEKAAISLQRLSISAETAGLIVGHGGIRPLIEICHTQDSVSQAAAASALKNISVVPEARQALGNEGVVEAMINLLDCSMAPELKDYAAQCLQNITSSCSDDELRRCVIEEGGIPSLVKCLDGDLPHESAVGALANLVGYVPIETLVSLGVLPRLVHVLKCGTIGAKQSAVSAICRISTSAEAKKAVGESGCIPLLVKTLVVAKENGLREAAAQAIASLMTLGQNCREVKKDHDSVPNLVQLLDPSPHNTAKKYAASCLVLLSSSKKCKKLMISHGAIGYLKKLSEMDVPGAKKLLERLERGKLISGLFSR; this is encoded by the coding sequence ATGGTGGACAACCTATCGGCCGAAGAGTGGCTATGGCGTTCGCAAGAGCTTGTCCCGGTGGCGCTGGAGAAGGCCAGGAAGGTTAAAGGATTCCCCAGTAGGTGGAAGGTGATTATTTCCAAATTGGAGCAGATCCCATCAAGATTATCAGATTTGTCTACCCATCCTTTCTTCTCCAAAAACGCTCTGTGTAAGGAGCAGCTGCAGGCAGTATGGAACACACTGAATGAAGCAATTGAGTTTGCCGAGATGTGTGCGAAAGAGAAGTATGAGGGGAAGCTTCGGATGCAAAGCGATTTGGATGTTTTATCTGTGAAATTGGATCTGAATTTACGCGATTGTGGGCTTTTAATCAAAACTAGGGTACTGGGTGAAGTTACTATGGCCAGTGTACCAGAACCAGATAGAAGCAATTTAAGAGAATTGCTTGCCCGGCTTCAAATAGGGCACTTGGAAGCTAAGCATAGGGCTCTTGATGGCCTTCttgaagccatgaaagatgatGAAAATACCATTCTGGAAGTCTTGACACGTAGCAATGTTTCTGCTCTAGTCCAACTACTCACAGCTTCTTCTCCTCAAATGAGAGAAAAGGCAGTCACAGTGATCTGCTCACTTTCAGAATCTGGGTGTTGTGAGAAATGGCTGGTTTCAGAGAAAGTGATTCCCTCTCTTATACGCCTTCTTGATTCCGGTTCTGCTCTGGGTAAGGAGAAGGCTGCCATTTCTCTTCAGAGATTGTCAATTTCAGCAGAAACTGCAGGGTTGATTGTTGGGCATGGAGGGATTAGGCCATTGATTGAGATCTGTCATACCCAGGATTCTGTTTCTCAGGCTGCAGCTGCTTCTGCACTGAAAAATATATCTGTTGTGCCCGAGGCCCGACAAGCTCTTGGCAACGAAGGCGTCGTGGAGGCAATGATCAATCTTCTCGATTGCAGTATGGCTCCCGAGTTGAAAGACTACGCTGCTCAGTGCTTGCAGAACATCACTTCCAGTTGTAGTGATGATGAGCTTAGAAGATGTGTTATTGAGGAGGGTGGAATCCCAAGCCTGGTTAAATGTTTGGATGGGGATTTACCTCATGAATCGGCAGTGGGGGCGTTAGCGAATTTGGTTGGATATGTCCCCATTGAGACATTGGTTTCACTTGGTGTCCTTCCAAGATTGGTTCATGTCCTCAAATGTGGAACAATTGGGGCAAAGCAGTCTGCAGTGTCTGCAATCTGCAGAATTAGTACCTCTGCTGAAGCGAAAAAGGCGGTGGGTGAGAGCGGATGCATCCCGCTCCTTGTCAAGACGCTTGTCGTGGCGAAAGAGAACGGGTTGAGAGAGGCTGCTGCTCAAGCAATTGCCAGCTTGATGACCCTTGGACAGAATTGCAGGGAAGTGAAGAAGGATCACGATAGCGTGCCAAATCTGGTGCAATTGCTCGACCCGAGCCCTCACAACACTGCAAAGAAGTACGCCGCTTCTTGCCTGGTGTTGCTGTCGTCGAGCAAGAAGTGCAAGAAGCTAATGATCTCCC